Proteins encoded within one genomic window of Rhinolophus sinicus isolate RSC01 linkage group LG14, ASM3656204v1, whole genome shotgun sequence:
- the SLC6A17 gene encoding sodium-dependent neutral amino acid transporter SLC6A17 encodes MPKNSKVTQREHSSEHVTESVADLLALEEPVDYKQSVLNVAGGAGGKQGAAEEELDAEDRPAWNSKLQYILAQIGFSVGLGNIWRFPYLCQKNGGGAYLVPYLVLLIIIGIPLFFLELAVGQRIRRGSIGVWHYVCPRLGGIGFSSCIVCLFVGLYYNVIIGWSIFYFFKSFQYPLPWSECPVIRNGTVAVVEAECEKSSATTYFWYREALDISNSISESGGLNWKMTLCLLVAWTIVGMAVVKGIQSSGKVMYFSSLFPYVVLACFLVRGLLLRGAVDGILHMFTPKLDKMLDPQVWREAATQVFFALGLGFGGVIAFSSYNKQDNNCHFDAALVSFINFFTSVLATLVVFAVLGFKANIMNEKCVVENAEKILGYLHSNVLSRDLIPPHVNFSHLTTKDYTEMYKVIMTVKEDHFAALGLDPCLLEDELNKSVQGTGLAFIAFTEAMTHFPASPFWSVMFFLMLINLGLGSMIGTMAGITTPIIDTFKVPKEMFTVGCCIFAFFVGMLFVQRSGNYFVTMFDDYSATLPLTVIVILENIAVAWIYGTKKFMQELTEMLGFRPYRFYFYMWKFVSPLCMAVLTTASIIQLGVTPPGYSAWIKEEAAERYLYFPNWAMALLITLIVVATLPIPVVFVLRHFHLLSDGSNTLSVSYKKGRMMKDISNLEENDETRFILSKVPSEAPSPMPTHRSYLGPGSTSPLEPSNNPNGRYGSGYLLASTPESEL; translated from the exons ATGCCAAAGAACAGCAAGGTGACCCAGCGTGAGCACAGCAGCGAGCATGTCACGGAGTCGGTGGCTGACCTGCTGGCCCTGGAGGAGCCCGTGGACTACAAGCAGAGCGTCCTGAATGTGGCCGGTGGGGCCGGCGGTAAGCAAGGGGCCGCGGAGGAGGAGCTGGACGCAGAGGACCGGCCAGCCTGGAACAGCAAGCTGCAGTACATCCTGGCCCAGATCGGCTTCTCCGTGGGCCTCGGCAACATCTGGAGGTTCCCCTACCTGTGCCAGAAAAACGGAGGCG GGGCCTACCTGGTGCCCTACTTGGTGCTGTTGATCATCATTGGGATCCCGCTCTTCTTCCTGGAGCTGGCAGTGGGGCAGAGGATTCGCCGGGGCAGCATTGGCGTGTGGCACTACGTGTGTCCCCGCCTCGGGGGCATCGGCTTCTCCAGCTGTATC GTCTGCCTCTTCGTTGGGCTCTATTACAATGTGATCATTGGGTGGAGCATCTTCTACTTCTTCAAGTCCTTCCAGTACCCACTGCCCTGGAGTGAATGTCCTGTCATCAGGAATGGGACCGTCGCAG TGGTGGAGGCAGAGTGTGAAAAGAGCTCAGCCACTACCTACTTCTGGTACCGAGAGGCTCTGGACATCTCCAACTCGATCTCAGAGAGTGGAGGTCTCAACTGGAAGATGACCCTGTGCCTCCTGGTGGCCTGGACTATTGTGGGCATGGCCGTTGTCAAGGGCATCCAGTCCTCAGGGAAG GTGATGTATTTCAGCTCCCTCTTCCCCTACGTGGTGCTGGCCTGCTTCCTGGTCCGGGGGCTGCTGCTTCGAGGGGCCGTCGATGGGATCCTGCACATGTTCACGCCCAAG CTGGACAAGATGCTGGACCCACAGGTGTGGCGGGAGGCAGCCACGCAGGTCTTCTTCGCCCTGGGGCTGGGCTTTGGGGGCGTCATTGCCTTCTCCAGCTACAACAAGCAGGACAACAACTGCCACTTCGACGCTGCCCTGGTGTCCTTCATTAACTTCTTCACCTCGGTGCTGGCCACGCTCGTCGTGTTTGCTGTGCTGGGCTTCAAGGCCAACATCATGAATGAGAAGTGTGTGGTCGA GAATGCCGAGAAAATCTTGGGGTACCTCCACAGCAACGTCCTCAGCCGGGACCTCATCCCTCCCCACGTCAACTTCTCCCACCTGACCACCAAGGACTACACGGAGATGTACAAGGTCATCATGACCGTGAAGGAGGACCATTTCGCAGCCCTGGGCCTCGATCCCTGCCTGCTGGAAGACGAGCTGAACAAG TCCGTGCAAGGCACAGGCCTGGCCTTCATCGCTTTCACTGAGGCCATGACGCACTTCCCTGCCTCCCCGTTCTGGTCCGTCATGTTCTTCCTGATGCTCATCAACCTGGGCCTGGGCAGTATGATCGGGACCATGGCAGGCATCACCACGCCCATCATCGACACCTTTAAGGTGCCCAAGGAGATGTTCACAG TGGGCTGCTGTATCTTTGCATTCTTCGTGGGGATGTTGTTCGTCCAGCGCTCCGGAAACTACTTTGTCACCATGTTTGATGACTACTCGGCCACCCTGCCACTCACTGTCATCGTCATCCTTGAGAATATCGCTGTGGCCTGGATCTATGGAACCAAGAA GTTCATGCAGGAGCTGACGGAGATGCTGGGCTTCCGGCCCTACCGCTTCTATTTCTACATGTGGAAGTTTGTCTCTCCACTGTGCATGGCTGTGCTCACCACGGCCAGTATCATACAGCTGGGGGTCACACCCCCCGGCTACAGCGCCTGGATCAAagaggag GCTGCTGAGCGCTACCTGTATTTCCCCAACTGGGCCATGGCACTCCTGATCACCCTCATCGTCGTGGCAACCCTGCCCATCCCAGTGGTGTTTGTCCTGAGGCACTTCCACCTGCTCTCTGACGGCTCCAACACTCTCTCCGTGTCCTACAAGAAGGGCCGTATGATGAAGGACATCTCCAACCTGGAGGAGAACGACGAGACCCGCTTCATCCTCAGCAAGGTGCCCAGCGAGGCCCCCTCCCCCATGCCCACTCACCGCTCCTACTTGGGGCCCGGCAGCACGTCACCCCTGGAGCCCAGCAACAACCCCAATGGACGCTATGGGAGCGGCTACCTCCTGGCCAGCACCCCTGAGTCAGAGCTGTGA